A window of the Salvelinus fontinalis isolate EN_2023a chromosome 26, ASM2944872v1, whole genome shotgun sequence genome harbors these coding sequences:
- the LOC129823991 gene encoding LOW QUALITY PROTEIN: centrosome and spindle pole-associated protein 1-like (The sequence of the model RefSeq protein was modified relative to this genomic sequence to represent the inferred CDS: inserted 2 bases in 1 codon): protein MEMDDELEKFIQQQKAKVAEDKASLEQDPPYLEIRTKDYKAHDPTFTNIPTFKSSTAQGKEENCCLSLPLGEDYERKKQKLQQELRLDYRRYVAQKKHLNAAEPDPSLPIGERSAAKEQHASLRAPSDLPVVHCSPRPPVHPKQAPSMRDAATLTEGRRGLHRGGRCLVEGRRMEGLWPEDELLLPRERARLVRVDFDSEADLTEEELDLMVRRRPRQTGIEREERTWQRRHYKTDLRDISRLRDRGAELPDYTESSQYADRKETKGSVVPDEDYSEASRGTSSVTPKPKLQGPAGMRHSGRSRSSTKKDELEFVTGLMIGAADAAAALQGRKERYRHELQEQIAEQQRNKKREKDLKLRVAVTGTTDPEKKADRIKQFGAVNSDDNGRKRKDSWYPPGQAVDLPGDELNGRPSEENRERLPPEQPCVAFQSPLLDYSHTLGLNSGGTSPYSQAIHRSMDIHRMAGFLPHPPSTLADAYRSPYDEAHLYYGARNPLDPNLAYYGQIALTGGVQPKSYLSLPPAGPHPSQMSQHSPHNGSSHPEPPPQPASDAATMGSGIGVFPAEQVKPSKESVLRYKEALRQQGDPRKGRSQIFCQIQERRERRRLDREETDRYEAKLEADMKNHDPWGRGGGGAPLRDSRGNLITDLHQMHKHNEEAYINPETWQKSARATMAVPREEDARPPSTHRVSGFAQAPSFARGSIFGNLPTPQQLHEQEKYKAYLKQQIEEKRRKEAEERECQRLEEEKEEKRLAEQRERIQREYEEEQDRKKRKEMEQKAKNDELIRLAEERKKEVERMKKEAEEKENSALRKQYEKERWARLQEVPREPSPPIPTLQKRHQAPQYSPRPQSMDSHRGTTVPLSERSLSGLQSPPVPARRNQLRAAEDQWGVISELSELRRQLRSEQKRLEGQLLQSEWEELDSPMSDRERPQMDVFDMARLRLQAPVRRPSSRNTEPKNLHRIHDSLQFRYRDVDSREVEGHGYCEQPSDRDGQSVDIQRQADYREELRRINNSLRRKPPADYFHLSPPQQQNHYLRNAVGDPMRCSLLESDSAFIGKASDPMGEAFPVXPPQLSARERRRLAKRAELHNERGSSRELVGQPENYSRQSEASLNIQQHGRERNHHRTKRLLAMSRHSLRRADLSGDEDISPQVSPRAPHTQGSVDTVATEPWMRPGTSETLKRLMTGQTPCRERLASRESTVQDWEGPSTYHG, encoded by the exons ATGGAGATGGATGATGAACTTGAGAAATTCATCCAGCAACAGAAGGCCAAAGTGGCAGAGGATAAAGCCAGCTTGGAACAGGATCCACCTTACCTTGAAATAAGG ACAAAAGACTACAAGGCCCATGACCCCACATTCACAAATATCCCAACATTTAAGTCGTCCACAGCACAAGGGAAGG AGGAGAATTGTTGTCTAAGTTTACCTTTGGGTGAAGACTATGAGAGGAAGAAACAGAAGTTACAGCAAGAGCTCCGTCTAGACTACAGACGCTACGTGGCTCAG AAAAAACATCTCAATGCTGCAGAACCAGACCCATCCCTTCCCATTGGTGAGAGGAGTGCTGCTAAG GAGCAGCATGCTTCTCTCAGAGCTCCTTCAGACCTACCTGTTGTCCACTGCAGCCCCAGACCCCCGGTGCACCCCAAGCAGGCTCCCTCCATGAGAGACGCAGCCACGCTGACAGAAGGAAGGAGGGGGCTGCACAGGGGAGGACGCTGCCTAGTGGAGGGCAGGAGGATGGAGGGCCTGTGGCCTGAGGATGAGCTGCTGCTTCCCAGAGAGAGGGCCAGGTTGGTGAGAGTGGACTTTGACTCTGAGGCAGACCTCACAGAGGAAGAGCTGGACCTGATGGTGAGAAGGAGACCAAggcagacagggatagagagagaagagaggacttgGCAAAGAAGACACTACAAAACAGACTtaag GGACATATCAAGGCTCCGGGACAGAGGTGCTGAACTGCCTGACTACACAGAGAGTAGTCAATATGCAGATAGGAAGGAGACTAAGGGGTCTGTTGTTCCTGATGAGGATTATTCGGAGGCAAGCCGGGGGACATCCTCTGTAACCCCCAAACCCAA GCTGCAGGGACCAGCAGGGATGAGACACAGTGGAAGATCCAGATCCTCTACCAAGAAGGACGAGCTTGAATTCGTTACCGGGCTTATGATTG GGGCTGCAGATGCAGCTGCTGCCTtgcagggaaggaaggagaggtacaGGCATGAGCTGCAGGAGCAGATAGCTGAACAGCAGAGGAATAAGAAGAG GGAGAAGGATTTAAAACTCAGAGTTGCTGTGACAGGGACGACTGACCCGGAGAAAAAGGCAGATCGGATCAAACAGTTTGGAGCAGTGAATAGTGATGACAATGGCAGAAAAAGAAAAGACAGCTGGTACCCACCAGGCCAAGCTGTGGACCTACCAGGGGATGAGTTGAATGGGAGACCCAgtgaggaaaacagagagaggctTCCCCCTGAGCAGCCCTGCGTGGCCTTCCAGTCCCCCCTGCTGGACTACAGCCACACCCTGGGCCTCAACAGTGGAGGCACCTCCCCTTACAGCCAGGCCATTCACAGGAGCATGGACATTCACAG GATGGCAGGTTTCCTTCCTCATCCACCATCCACATTGGCAGATGCATATAGAAGTCCCTATGATGAGGCCCATCTCTACTATGGTGCAAGGAACCCACTGGACCCTAACCTGGCCTACT ATGGTCAGATCGCGCTGACAGGAGGGGTGCAGCCCAAGTCCTACCTCAGCCTTCCTCCTGCAGGGCCTCACCCCAGCCAGATGAGTCAACACAGCCCTCACAATGGGAGCAGCCATCCAGAGCCCCCTCCACA ACCTGCCAGTGATGCTGCTACCATGGGTTCAGGGATTGGAGTATTCCCTGCAGAGCAGGTCAAACCATCTAAAGAGAGTGTGTTACGTTACAAGGAGGCACTAAGACAACAG GGAGACCCcaggaaagggaggagtcagatttTTTGCCAG ATCCAGGAGAGACGAGAGCGGCGGAGGCtggacagggaggagacagatcGCTACGAGGCCAAGCTGGAGGCAGACATGAAGAACCACGACccctgggggagaggaggaggaggagccccTCTCAGAGACAGCAGGGGCAACCTCATCA CTGATCTGCACCAGATGCACAAGCATAATGAAGAGGCCTACATCAACCCTGAGACATGGCAGAAGAGTGCAAGAGCCACCATGGCAGTGCCCCGAGAGGAGGACGctagacctccctccacccacaGAGTCTCAG GTTTTGCTCAGGCCCCTTCGTTTGCCAGAGGCAGTATTTTTGGGAACCTGCCCACACCACAGCAGCTCCATGAACAGGAAAAGTACAAGGCTTACCTCAAACAACAG ATTGAGGAGAAGCGGAGGAAGGAAGCGGAGGAGCGAGAGTGCCAGaggctggaggaggagaaggaggagaagaggctGGCTGAGCAGAGGGAACGCATCCAGAGAGAGTATGAAGAAGAACAGGACAGGAAGAAACGCAAGGAGATGGAG CAAAAAGCCAAGAATGATGAGCTGATCCGTTTGGCTGAGGAGCGAaagaaagaggtggagaggatgaagaaagaggcagaggagaaggagaactCTGCCCTGAGGAAGCAGTATGAAAAGGAGAGATGGGCACGCCTACAGGAG gtACCAAGGGAGCCGTCTCCCCCCATTCCCACCCTCCAAAAGAGGCATCAGGCTCCACAGTACAGCCCCAGACCTCAGTCCATGGACAGCCATCGCGGTACTACTGTCCCCCTGTCT gAGCGCTCTCTGTCAGGCCTCCAGTCCCCCCCAGTCCCAGCTCGCAGGAACCAGCTGAGAGCTGCCG aAGACCAGTGGGGTGTGATCAGCGAGCTGTCCGAGCTGCGCAGACAGCTGCGTAGCGAGCAGAAACGACTGGAGGGCCAGCTACTGCAGTCAGAATGGGAGGAGCTGGACTCTCCTATGAGTGACAG GGAGCGGCCCCAGATGGATGTGTTTGACATGGCCAGACTGCGGCTACAGGCCCCCGTCAGGAGACCCTCCTCCAGGAACACAGAGCCCAAAAACCTGCACAGGATCCACGACTCGCTGCAGTTCAGATACAGAG ATGTTGACTCCAGAGAGGTGGAAGGCCATGGTTACTGTGAGCAGCCTAGCGACAGGGATGGACAGAGTGTGGACATCCAGAGACAGGCAGACTACAGGGAGGAGCTACGCAGGATCAACAACAGCCTGAGGAGGAAACCTCCCGCCG ATTATTTTCACTTGTCACCACCCCAGCAACAAAACCATTATTTG AGGAATGCAGTAGGGGATCCTATGAGATGTTCCCTGTTGGAGTCTGACAGTGCCTTCATTGGGAAAGCCTCTG ATCCCATGGGTGAAGCCTTCCCAGT TCCGCCCCAGCTCTcagccagggagaggaggaggctggCCAAGAGGGCAGAGCTGCACAAT GAGCGGGGGAGCTCCAGAGAGCTTGTTGGCCAGCCAGAGAACTACTCCCGCCAGTCAGAGGCCAGTCTCAACATACAGCAGCATGGTAGAGAGCGTAACCACCATAGGACCAAGAGGCTGCTGGCTATGAGCCGCCATAGCCTCAGAAGAG CAGACCTGTCTGGTGATGAAGATATCTCTCCGCAGGTTTCCCCTCGTGCGCCGCACACTCAGGGCTCCGTGGATACGGTTGCCACGGAGCCGTGGATGAGGCCGGGCACCTCGGAGACACTGAAGCGCTTAATGACTGGTCAGACCCCCTGCAGGGAGAGGCTGGCCAGCAGAGAGTCTACCGTGCAGGACTGGGAAGGCCCCTCTACCTACCATGGCTAA